GATGGCAGAAGGTTAATTAAACTGTTTGGTTTAAACATTTCTTTATAACCAGTTAAGCACATCATCGTTGATCAAAACTTATAGGAGACATTTAGCATATTGTAACTGTGTATCACCTTATCAAGCACcttcttcaatagagttcaagaacgcTGGCGGCCACGCTATCGTGTAAGGATATATCAGCGCAGACGGGCAACTCTCATTCTCAGAGAGCTTGGTCATCTTCATAGTCTCAAGATGAATGCAGAACAGACAACTGCCATTGCGCAAGAACACAACACCGGCAGCCACCCCGATGACATCCAGTGTGAGATGGTAAAAGTGTTCCGAGCCAATCATCTCTGCAATCGCCCTGTGGAACCTCACCGACTTGTCCACCAGCGTCCACGCCAGGCCACCGGCACCGTCGTCCTCGCTGACCCAAACCTCGATGCAGAAGCCACGCATGGTGAGCACATGGAGCCCGCCGGCGCCGTCCTCCCCCTTCTCGATGACGTCGAAACTGAGCTCCCGCAGGAAAGGCGGGAGCGGCAGCACGGCGAGCTCTGTCGTCGCCGTGTTGAGCGCCAGCACGTGCTGTCCACCCACTAGCTTCCAGTACAGCGACCCGTTGGCCTGCATCGCCCGGGAGGCCGCGAGATTGGGCTGCTGCGCGAGGCCGCCCACGTCCGCCCACCGGAGGTCggcggaggagaggaggaaggcgCGCAGGTCCGTGGTGTCGCCGACTCGGGAAATGCAGGCCGCCTTGAACACCGAATAGTCGCCGTCGTCGGTGACGAGGGCGTACCCCACGGGGTGGTCGCCGGGGAGCGCGGGGAGCGAGACCCAGCGCCGGGCCAACGGGTCGGCGACGGCGAGGTCCTGGGACGACCGGCTGCGCAGAAGGAGGCGGCCGTTGCGGCAGTCGAGGAGCTGCCAGGGGGTGCCGGCGCCGGCGGCGCCCGGCCGGCCGCGGCGGGGGATGAAGGAGAGCGCGAAGTCGCCGCGCTCGGCGACGCggcgcgtggcggcggcggggggcgCGGGGAGCAGGCGCGGGGCGCTGTTCCCGCGGTGCTCGCCGGGGCGGTGGAGGTGGCAGCCGAGGAGGAGTGGGCAGGTgaaggggtggcggcggcggaagcGGCGGAGGAAGGCGGCGCTGCGGGCGGCGCGGAGGAAGGGCCGGCAGGCGAGCGCGGCGCGGAGGAGGTCGGCGGGGCCCGGGAGCAGGACGAAGACCTCCTGCAGCAGGTCGTCGCCGAGGACGTCGACGGTGGAGGCGGCAGGCAGAGCCATGTGGCGCGACGCGGAGGGACGCCGCCTGGAACGGACGGGGGAAAGGGATGTTCCTTCCCCACTACGCGGTAGTTTCGGGCTGGGACCAGGCAGGTTGCTATATCAAAAAAAAAATCTGATTGCTGATTGGCACTTTGCAGTCTTGCAAATTGCAATATAACCGCTCGGGTCTCATTTACGCCCAGTTATGTTTGCTTAATTACGTAACGACTCTAAAATATATATACTCAGAAACAACCCTGTGACACGCATTTTTCAATTAAAAATTAAAAGGGGGTGAACTGCAAATGTTCAGGATTTCATCTAACTAGGTTTccacgcaaaaaaaaaagagagagaatatCTGACTAGATTTACGGCACGGCAAAGGGTGAAGGGTTTGGCTGGTTTGATGTCCCGGTATGGAAAAGTTGGCAACCCAAACAATTCGGCCGGAATTGCTTTATTGCCTACGAACATTATTAGGAAGGCGGATTATTGTGTTTCTTTTTGGCAGCAAAGCGATCAGCACCTAAAGTGTTTCACCAATCTTTGACTTGGGAGCAGGCAGTGACCAATAAGTGGCAACCAATCACCGTCCTCTTGCCAAAGTTCCGTATCACAAAATTGTTGGATTAGGCCATCCACGACGCAAGATACTTTATttatttggaatatatatgtcccgcTCAGAAAGACGAGACGGCAGCGGCTCTTTGAAAATGGAATAAAGATCTTTTCACCCACTCCTCGTTCCGTTGATGCGTCTAGTatcgtcggtgggcgtgtggaggtgtgcctCCGACAAATCTGTTTttgatggatttgctcggatctattCGTCGTTCATCTATGTTCTTGTGTCTTCaagttggatccttctgatctacatACTTCATCGACGGCGGTTGCTGTACTGGTGCGTTGGTtctgtggggccttagcacgacgacttcccgactgtgtactacaataaggtttgcccggctccagtgAGGAAAAGGCGATGATAGCAGCTTGCCTTCGACTCGCTTCAGTGCTTATACTCGTCGCTAAGTGGTCTACGGATTTGGATGTAATTTTATTATTTCTAGTAATCGTTGTAATACCATTGTTGAAGATGAATAAATCAAAAGTTTTTCTCGCAATATGTGTGTGTAAAGATCTATATTATATCAATAGAACACCGGATACAATGAGATATAGGTTAACTGAACACATAAAAATCCTAGCAAAAGAAACTAAACCCACATAAACGAAAACTACCCTAAACAAGGGGGGCGGGCTATGACTAGGACCAAATGCCTCTAAAATCTTGCCAAAGCCACAATAAAACGTGTCCTCATTGCACAACCGTGCTCACGGCAATAGTTGACAACATCAAGGAATCCAACCGCAAAGACGTTAGAGAAACAAGTCTAGTTCAATTGTCGTAAATAGTAGACCGCCACGAAACAAATCTCGTTGAATCGTCATAATAGTAGACCGATACGTctttaatgtatctataatttttttattattccatactattatattatctgttttggatgataacgggctttattttataattttatattatttttgggactaacctattaatcggaggcctagcccaaattgctggtttttttgtctattttagtgtttcgcagaaaaggaatatcaaatagagtccaaacggaatgaaaccttagggagcgttatttttggaacaaacgtgatccaggagacttggagtggacgtcaagaaacaatcgaggaggccacgaggcagggggcgcgccctccaccctcgtgagcccctcgttgctccaccgacctacttctttctcatATATANNNNNNNNNNNNNNNNNNNNNNNNNNNNNNNNNNNNNNNNNNNNNNNNNNNNNNNNNNNNNNNNNNNNNNNNNNNNNNNNNNNNNNNNNNNNNNNNNNNNNNNNNNNNNNNNNNNNNNNNNNNNNNNNNNNNNNNNNNNNNNNNNNNNNNNNNNNNNNNNNNNNNNNNNNNNNNNNNNNNNNNNNNNNNNNNNNNNNNNNNNNNNNNNNNNNNNNNNNNNNNNNNNNNNNNNNNNNNNNNNNNNNNNNNNNNNNNNNNNNNNNNNNNNNNNNNNNNNNNNNNNNNNNNNNNNNNNNNNNNNNNNNNNNNNNNNNNNNNNNNNNNNNNNNNNNNNNNNNNNNNTTGCTCAGTTCCCGATCATTGTTTAGTTCTTCGTGCACCCCTATATCCTCTCGTTCCCAGTCATCTGATTTAAATCCTGCGTGTCTGCTCAGTCGTAGGAATTTTTTGCACTAAGCCGCCCGCCTCCGGTCCTGTACGTCCGTAAGTTAATCATGCAGATTTGCAAGGGCACCCCTCAACAGACCAGACATGTGAAACCCACGTTCCCGATCACCATGGCGGCGGCCTGCGGCTAGAGACGAAGAACTCTCGTACGCCCTAAACTTCCAGAAGACTGGATCCTGGGTGCAGGCGTACACACAAAGGTTAATACAACATCCCAAATCCATCTCTTCTGCCCCTTGCCTTGCGGTGCCctgtgttgagtaaataggcaatttctcgattaaattaatccatgagtaaatcactagcatggcattgactaagttgatgacgtactgactctgatctaaacatgcacgtactaagcaaacagtagacaaatctacacatactgctagtactgctaatatgaaaataatcaggagcgggataaacgagttataccctccagtaggccacgcagaggccgcggctttggtggcagcagcggcgtcctcggcaaccttcttgtcggcttcagctttctcggcggcggcacggtcggcgtcggtggacatggtgatgacgaaggcgacgcggacgtagaggaagtagacgatcggaagcgagcagtcgcgtaatcgctgcccaaaaacctattcgcccctcaccccgtacaggaaccagaagggcgtggtttcggagacctgctctcccgtcgaccgtgtacgtggcggacgggatggagtcaccggcggcagcagcagcaaaggaacgacgatgggcgtgcgcgtgagcagatgtgatctgttcgtggcggctagggttaggagacaccgcatacttataggcgcagccgcgtggagagacgtgggctcgacccacgtccgagtccgtgacagcccacgatccgacgtctcagatcgtggcccagttgtcagaaaactctccgttagtgactggcaaaaataagcgcgtaggtgtgagctcggctcggctcaatcccgcaacccgcaacccgcggcgcggcgcggcgcggcgcggcgcgtcgtgacgaggcgtggcgtggcgaggcgggcggcggaggaggagtgcgcgagggcctcttctcttctcaagctccaatagcatgaagaagagaaacccttataaaccactccaactctccttccacttccggggtgggactaaacttcccaccacacctagtgccatataacccacatgggcccttagagatttttcagaaattgcaatatgggcctagagcccatctcagatttcagcaccCTGTTCCTGCTGACAGCAGATTGCTTTGCGTCAGGTCTTCAGGAGCATTATATTGGGAAAAACAATGCTCTGTATGAGGGAAAACAATGATCCAGTACTTATTATTGAGAAAAACAATGAACCAAATCACTTTTCAAAACTTAATTCTCGTTAACTTGATGCAAACATAGGTTTCTGTGGTGGATATGTTGTGATTGAACTTAATGGGATGCATGTGATGTAGCTCATATTTACTGTTCGAGATTATGCTAGTTTGGTAGTGAAAATTTATCCTGAATGAAACTCTTCTTGTTGACATCCATTCAAGTGCTGCCAAATTTTATAGTAAAGTTGGGAATCGCTATTCTAGATTTTACCTGCACATACATCTACATTGTCGAGGGTCTGTAACTTTGTACACTGATTGTCATTTGAATGACAGTGCCCAGGTCTGTCAGTTAGTGTTGGGGCTAAATCCATATTGGGTTGTatttctctcaaaatgtgtgttggTTTTCTGGTTAGTTCTAAAGGCTTATCATGTACCTGTTGGTGCAGGTGCAGCAATGGGATCTACAAATATGTGGCAGATGCACATGAACGAGGAAGGATTTAATACACCCATAAAGAAAGCAAGTGTTCCTCTCTGTGTAAGTCAATTGCTGTTGCCGAACAACAGGCGTACTCATTTTACTTATTTGTACATGAAAGTGCTTATTAATTCATCCTTTATGTTCCAATGCTCGTCCTTTATACCTGAATGTGAAGATGATTTGAAGCCTAAAGTGGGGATGATATTTGAAGGATTGAAGGCCGTGGAGGAGTTCTACAAATCTTATGCACATCAATCTGGTTTTGGAGTTCGTATTGGGCAACAAAAGAAGTTAGAAAATGAGGTAGTTCGCACTAAACGATACATGTGTAATAGACAAGGATTCAAGTCTGAAAATGGTAACAAGATTGACGATCCATCAAAGAAGAGGCGTAAGAACACAGACATAAGGTGCGGTTGTGATGCACACATCTTTGTGAAGTTATGTGCTAATGATACCTACAAGATAGAATCATGGGTCGAGCACCACAACCATGGTCTTGTGTCACTGGATAAGCGTCATTTGATCAGATCAAATCGCCGAGTTAGCGAGAGGGCAAAGAACACATTGTACACATGCAGCAAAGCAAGCATATGCACCTGCCAGGCATACAGGCTCCTACACGTCAGCGAGGGTGGATTTGCGAATGCTGGATGCATGAAAAGGGACTTGCAAAACTACTACCGTGACCTCAGATTAAAAATTAGGAATGCAGATGCTCAAATGTTTGTGGCCCAGCTAGGTAGAAAGCAGGAAGTTAATTCAGCATTTTTCTATGATTTTGTTGTCAGTGCTGAAGGAAAGTTGATGTATGTGTTCTGGGCAGATGCCACAAGCAGGAAGAACTACAAACATTTCGGTAGTGTGGTGTCCTTTGATTCTACATATACTACTAATCAGTATGACATGATCTTTGCACCATTTACAGGAGTTAATCATCATTTACAAAGTGTGTTCTTTGGTGCTGCGTTCTTACTAAATGAGAAGACCGAGTCATATGTCTGGTTGTTTGAGACCTTCCTGAAGGCAATGGGAGGTGTAGCGCCGACACTCATCATAACCGATGAAGCTACTAGCATTAAGAGTGGAATTGATGAAGTCTTTCCAACCTCAGTACACAGGCTGTGCATGTGGCATATAATGGAAAAACTTCCTGAGAAGCTTGGACCTGCGATTAGAGAAGAATCTGAATTTTGGAAGAGGATGAATGCATGTGTATGGGGTTCAGAAACCGTGACCGAGTTTGAGTTAGAGTGGAATTCTATAATTTCAGAGTATGGGTTGGAGGATAATGAATGGTTGACTAAAAGGTTTAGCCTCAGAGATTCATGGATACCAGCCTATTTTATGGACATACCACCGGCAGGCATTCTTCGAACTACTTCAAGGTCTGAAAGTGCAAATTCATTCTTTAACCGATTCATTCATCGCAGGCTCACTTTTGTTGAGTTCTGGCTTAGGTTTGAAACGGCTTTAGAATGTCAACGTCAAGAGGAGTTGATTGCCGACAATTCAAGCATCCATAGGATCCCCCAACTAGTGACACCGTGGGCAATGGAGAAACAAGGTAGTCAAGTATTCACACATGAAGTGTTTGGGAAATTTCAGGAACAAGTTATTGCAGCAAGAGATCATTGTTGTGTTCAAGGAATTGCACAAGATGGGGGAATAAAAGTAGTGACCTTCAAAACGGGAGCCAGTAGGGTAAGGGAGGTCCGTTGTGACACGACAACCATGATAGCTAACTGTTCATGCAAGTTATATGAGTCACATGGAATCCCATGCCGCCATATTGTCCAAGTGATGCGAATTGAAAATCAAAAGGAGCTTCCAACCTTCTATATTATGGGAAGATGGAAGAAACAGTGTAAAAGGTATGAAAGTTATAAAAATCAATGCTCTTCTCTTTTTTAAATCATATGATTGACATACAGAAAATTGCAGTGAGAGTGTTTACGATGAGcaagggaaccttctagaagaaaATCCCACCGATTCCTTGGATGCAGCCGCAAGGAAGAAGATTTCAACAGTACGCAACAAGTTGGAAGATCTAATTCAAAGAGCCAAGCAATCAGATGAAGGCATGAACTTTTTAGTATCAAGTGTTCTGAGCATTGAGGAGCCTCTGAACCAAATGGTTCCCAATGCAGTCAAGCACACTAGGCAAGAGGAATATGAGGCGTTTATTGGTTGCAA
The sequence above is a segment of the Triticum dicoccoides isolate Atlit2015 ecotype Zavitan chromosome 1A, WEW_v2.0, whole genome shotgun sequence genome. Coding sequences within it:
- the LOC119367199 gene encoding uncharacterized protein LOC119367199, with product MALPAASTVDVLGDDLLQEVFVLLPGPADLLRAALACRPFLRAARSAAFLRRFRRRHPFTCPLLLGCHLHRPGEHRGNSAPRLLPAPPAAATRRVAERGDFALSFIPRRGRPGAAGAGTPWQLLDCRNGRLLLRSRSSQDLAVADPLARRWVSLPALPGDHPVGYALVTDDGDYSVFKAACISRVGDTTDLRAFLLSSADLRWADVGGLAQQPNLAASRAMQANGSLYWKLVGGQHVLALNTATTELAVLPLPPFLRELSFDVIEKGEDGAGGLHVLTMRGFCIEVWVSEDDGAGGLAWTLVDKSVRFHRAIAEMIGSEHFYHLTLDVIGVAAGVVFLRNGSCLFCIHLETMKMTKLSENESCPSALIYPYTIAWPPAFLNSIEEGA